One window from the genome of Thermaerobacter marianensis DSM 12885 encodes:
- a CDS encoding ABC transporter permease, with translation MPAHEGTSVALLASLLALLAATLRLSLPVLITSVGATFTELGGVVNIGLEGMMLVGAFASAWAGITWGPLAGIAAGIAAGGLLALVHAVAAVRFRVDHIVSGVAINLLAAGLVRIGSYRVFGTATTSGRVEGLPPIPVPYLGDLSPLVVVGFLLIGVAWYVQQRTPFGLRLRACGENPLAADTLGVNVEAMRVAGVVLSGMLAGLAGSYLVVELNHVYVEGMTQGRGFVALAAMIFGNWTPTGAALASLLFGAAEALSIRANVAIPYQFLEMVPYVVTLLVLAGVMRRSTPPAAVGTHYSRGDE, from the coding sequence ATGCCGGCGCATGAGGGGACGTCGGTCGCCCTTTTGGCCAGCCTCCTGGCCCTGCTGGCCGCCACCCTGCGCCTCAGCCTCCCGGTGCTGATCACCAGCGTGGGGGCAACCTTCACCGAGCTGGGCGGCGTGGTGAACATCGGCCTGGAGGGCATGATGCTGGTCGGCGCCTTCGCGTCGGCCTGGGCGGGGATCACCTGGGGCCCCTTGGCCGGCATCGCGGCCGGCATCGCGGCCGGCGGCCTCTTGGCCCTGGTCCACGCCGTGGCCGCGGTGCGCTTCCGGGTCGACCACATCGTCAGCGGGGTGGCCATCAACCTGCTGGCCGCCGGCCTGGTCCGCATCGGCAGCTACCGGGTCTTCGGCACCGCCACCACCTCGGGGCGCGTGGAGGGCCTGCCCCCCATCCCCGTTCCGTACCTGGGCGACCTCTCGCCGCTGGTCGTGGTGGGCTTCCTCTTGATCGGCGTGGCGTGGTACGTTCAGCAGCGCACGCCCTTCGGCCTGCGGCTGCGCGCGTGCGGCGAGAACCCCCTGGCCGCCGACACCCTGGGCGTCAACGTCGAGGCGATGCGGGTGGCGGGCGTGGTCCTGAGCGGCATGCTGGCCGGGCTGGCGGGATCGTACCTGGTGGTGGAACTCAACCACGTGTACGTCGAGGGCATGACCCAGGGACGGGGTTTCGTGGCGCTGGCGGCGATGATCTTCGGCAACTGGACGCCCACGGGGGCTGCGCTGGCCTCGCTGCTGTTTGGCGCCGCCGAGGCGCTGTCCATCCGGGCCAACGTCGCCATCCCGTACCAGTTCCTGGAGATGGTGCCGTACGTGGTCACCCTGCTCGTCCTGGCCGGGGTCATGCGCCGGTCCACGCCGCCGGCGGCGGTGGGCACGCACTACAGCCGCGGCGACGAGTAA
- a CDS encoding ABC transporter permease: MNRIARGLLYAAVPVAALVLAALIGAVVVLVTGGHPLEVLQVMLRYNLSSPDSIAGILSRMTPLILSGLAVALSFRAGLFNIGVEGQYLMGAFTASLAGIYLAGLPAVLHLPLTVLAGMAGGVLWAWLPAELRVRRGVHEVISTIMLNFVSTALLLWLIGDVFLDPTQGGSTPRVRMSEIAPTARIPRIHGLAELLGIPLRPSTALDWFFPVALAVAAGVYLLLWRTPFGFELRAVGLNPQAARAAGIPVEATLRKAFLLSGALAGLVGMSDLLGYFGYLDIDFPRGYGFTGIAVALLGGNHPAGVVLAAFLFAFLQRGGLGVQALAGVPREVITVMEGVIILTMLITAAVAGRWLRRWERARLLAGQEGGRGPEGSAAPAAPGEEGQHAGA; this comes from the coding sequence ATGAACCGCATCGCCCGCGGCCTGCTCTACGCCGCCGTTCCCGTGGCCGCCCTGGTGCTGGCGGCGCTGATCGGCGCGGTGGTGGTGCTGGTGACGGGCGGCCACCCGCTGGAAGTCCTGCAGGTCATGCTGCGCTACAACCTGTCGAGCCCCGACAGCATCGCCGGGATCCTCTCGCGCATGACGCCGCTGATCCTGTCGGGGCTGGCCGTCGCCCTCAGCTTCCGGGCCGGCCTGTTCAACATCGGCGTCGAGGGCCAGTACCTGATGGGGGCCTTCACCGCCTCCCTGGCGGGCATCTACCTGGCGGGCCTGCCGGCCGTGCTCCACCTGCCGCTGACGGTGCTGGCAGGCATGGCGGGCGGCGTCCTGTGGGCGTGGCTCCCGGCCGAGCTGCGGGTGCGGCGCGGCGTCCATGAGGTCATCAGCACCATCATGCTGAACTTCGTGTCCACGGCGCTGCTGCTGTGGCTGATCGGCGACGTGTTCCTCGACCCCACCCAGGGCGGCAGCACGCCGCGGGTGCGCATGTCCGAGATCGCCCCCACCGCCCGCATCCCGCGCATCCACGGGCTGGCCGAGCTGCTGGGCATCCCGCTGCGGCCGTCGACGGCGCTGGACTGGTTCTTCCCGGTGGCGCTGGCCGTGGCCGCCGGCGTATACCTCCTGCTATGGCGCACGCCCTTCGGCTTCGAGCTGCGGGCGGTGGGGCTCAACCCGCAGGCGGCGCGGGCCGCCGGGATCCCCGTCGAGGCCACCCTGCGCAAGGCGTTCCTGCTCAGCGGCGCCCTGGCGGGGCTCGTCGGCATGTCGGACCTTTTGGGCTACTTCGGCTACCTGGACATCGACTTCCCCCGGGGCTACGGCTTCACCGGCATCGCCGTGGCGCTGCTGGGCGGCAACCACCCGGCAGGGGTGGTGTTGGCGGCCTTTCTCTTCGCCTTCCTGCAGCGGGGCGGCCTGGGCGTCCAGGCCCTGGCCGGCGTCCCGCGGGAGGTGATCACCGTGATGGAAGGCGTCATCATCCTGACGATGCTGATCACTGCGGCCGTGGCCGGGCGCTGGCTGCGGCGCTGGGAGCGGGCCCGCCTCCTGGCCGGCCAGGAGGGCGGGCGTGGGCCCGAGGGCTCCGCCGCTCCGGCAGCACCCGGAGAGGAGGGACAGCATGCCGGCGCATGA
- a CDS encoding ABC transporter ATP-binding protein: protein MADAEWMLEARHITKRFPGLVANDDVSFAVRRGEIHAVVGENGAGKSTLMKILAGLYEPDAGEIRLEGRPVRLRGPRHAAQLGIGMVHQHFMLVPRFTVIENVVLGSEPGSAGRLDLAAARARVEELARRYRLEVDPDARVADLSVGQQQRVEILKVLYRGAQVLILDEPTAVLVPQEVEQLFRHLEELRQQGKTVLFISHKLDEVLAIADRITVLRRGRVVGTVAARQATKAQLAEMMVGRPVLFRLDRPEPPALDDPAPLLALEEVTCLEGGRAVIDGVSLVVRPGEIYAIAGVEGNGQAELLQVVTGLRPVTRGRVRLFGEDAAAWSVARRRAAGMAVIPEDRHRQALVLPMTVWENAMLGSHRDPGWRRGPFYRLAALRRRVAAQIGRYDVRTPSLDVPVAALSGGNQQKLILARELERDPRLIVAAQPTRGLDVGAIEFVWSQLLAARARGLGVLLISADLEEILALADRIGVLARGRLVGELPRDEATPERLGRLMLAGGEPA from the coding sequence GTGGCAGACGCCGAGTGGATGCTGGAAGCGCGCCACATCACCAAGCGATTCCCGGGTCTCGTTGCCAACGACGATGTCAGCTTCGCCGTGCGCCGCGGCGAGATCCACGCGGTGGTCGGTGAGAACGGCGCCGGCAAGTCGACCTTGATGAAGATCCTGGCAGGCCTGTACGAGCCCGATGCCGGGGAGATCCGGCTCGAAGGCCGGCCGGTGCGCCTGCGTGGCCCGCGCCATGCCGCGCAGCTGGGCATCGGCATGGTCCACCAGCACTTCATGCTGGTGCCCCGCTTCACCGTGATCGAAAACGTGGTGCTGGGAAGCGAGCCCGGTTCGGCCGGCCGGCTGGACCTGGCGGCCGCCCGCGCCCGGGTGGAGGAGCTGGCCCGGCGGTATCGCCTGGAGGTCGACCCCGACGCCCGGGTGGCGGACCTGTCGGTGGGCCAGCAGCAGCGGGTGGAGATCCTGAAGGTGCTCTACCGCGGCGCGCAGGTGCTGATCCTGGACGAGCCCACGGCCGTCCTGGTCCCCCAGGAGGTGGAACAGCTCTTCCGCCATCTGGAGGAGCTGCGCCAGCAGGGCAAGACGGTGCTGTTCATCAGCCACAAGCTGGACGAAGTCCTGGCCATCGCCGACCGCATCACCGTGCTGCGCCGCGGGCGCGTGGTGGGCACCGTGGCAGCGCGCCAGGCGACCAAGGCGCAGCTGGCGGAGATGATGGTCGGCCGGCCCGTGCTCTTCCGGCTCGACCGGCCGGAGCCGCCCGCCCTGGACGATCCGGCCCCGCTGCTGGCCCTGGAGGAGGTCACCTGCCTGGAGGGCGGGCGGGCCGTCATCGACGGCGTGTCCCTGGTCGTGCGGCCCGGGGAGATCTACGCCATCGCCGGCGTGGAGGGCAACGGCCAGGCGGAGCTGCTGCAGGTGGTCACGGGCCTGCGGCCGGTGACCCGCGGCCGCGTCCGGCTGTTCGGCGAGGACGCCGCCGCCTGGAGCGTCGCCCGCCGCCGCGCGGCCGGCATGGCGGTGATCCCCGAAGACCGGCACCGGCAGGCCCTGGTGCTGCCCATGACGGTGTGGGAGAACGCCATGCTGGGCAGCCACCGCGATCCCGGCTGGCGGCGGGGCCCGTTCTACCGCCTGGCGGCCCTCCGCCGCCGCGTCGCCGCCCAGATCGGCCGGTACGACGTGCGCACCCCGTCCCTGGATGTGCCCGTGGCCGCCCTCTCGGGCGGCAACCAGCAGAAGCTGATCCTGGCCCGGGAGCTGGAGCGGGACCCGCGGCTGATCGTGGCGGCCCAGCCCACGCGGGGCCTGGACGTGGGCGCCATCGAGTTCGTCTGGAGCCAGCTGCTGGCCGCGCGGGCGCGGGGGCTGGGCGTGCTGCTCATCTCCGCCGACCTGGAGGAGATCCTGGCCCTGGCGGACCGGATCGGCGTGCTGGCACGGGGCCGGCTGGTGGGCGAGTTGCCGCGGGACGAGGCGACCCCGGAGCGGCTGGGCCGGCTGATGCTGGCGGGAGGTGAACCGGCATGA